In one Chitinophaga sancti genomic region, the following are encoded:
- a CDS encoding glycosyltransferase, protein MKILHISFSDNSGGAARAALRLCLAQRKQQIDASMLVVNKVTDYPFVYSVKESLGGIKKILKDFCVQKILRMQDSDNPILHSLNFFSGAALAQINAMDVDIVHLHWINNEMLSIPQIANINKPMVWTLHDTWAFCGTEHYPADLNDQRFIEGYTPANNRNRRRDLDRWNWERKVKYWNKTRFTIAAPSEWMKECVQKSVLFKNNPVQHIFNPLSLDVFKPIPRQIARQILNLDPEKKYILFGAEGGTRQPIKGFDLLSAVLPGLADQLDPAKHRLLVFGSSTPAVTMELGFETVYAGRVNDEITMALIYSAADCMVVPSRLDNLPQTAVEAVACGTPVVAFNVGGLSDIIEHRKYGYLAEPYDLKDLGEGIMWALSYPDKASLSTQARAAAESRFSEAVCVARYDALYRQL, encoded by the coding sequence ATGAAAATATTGCATATTTCCTTTTCAGACAACAGTGGAGGGGCTGCCAGAGCTGCTTTAAGGTTGTGCCTGGCTCAGCGGAAACAGCAAATTGATGCTTCGATGCTGGTAGTAAACAAGGTAACTGACTATCCATTTGTTTATAGTGTGAAAGAAAGCCTGGGAGGAATAAAGAAGATCCTGAAAGACTTTTGTGTACAAAAAATATTGAGAATGCAGGATTCGGACAATCCGATACTGCATTCTCTTAACTTTTTTTCCGGGGCGGCGCTCGCACAGATCAACGCTATGGATGTGGATATTGTACATCTCCATTGGATTAATAACGAGATGTTAAGTATTCCACAGATTGCCAACATCAATAAACCAATGGTTTGGACGCTGCATGATACCTGGGCTTTCTGTGGTACAGAACATTATCCTGCAGATTTGAATGATCAGCGATTTATAGAAGGATACACTCCGGCTAACAACCGGAACAGAAGACGTGACCTGGACCGATGGAACTGGGAACGGAAAGTTAAGTACTGGAATAAAACGCGATTCACTATTGCTGCTCCCAGTGAATGGATGAAAGAATGTGTGCAAAAAAGTGTGTTGTTTAAAAATAATCCGGTACAGCACATATTTAACCCACTAAGTTTAGATGTATTTAAACCTATACCCAGGCAAATAGCCCGTCAGATACTTAATCTTGATCCTGAAAAGAAATATATATTATTTGGTGCAGAGGGAGGAACCCGTCAACCCATAAAAGGGTTCGATCTGCTCTCTGCGGTATTACCTGGCCTGGCAGATCAGCTGGATCCTGCGAAGCATAGGCTGCTTGTATTTGGCTCTTCCACGCCGGCGGTAACAATGGAATTAGGTTTTGAAACTGTATATGCAGGAAGGGTCAATGATGAGATTACAATGGCACTGATTTATTCTGCCGCCGATTGTATGGTAGTACCTTCCCGACTGGACAATCTTCCGCAAACCGCTGTGGAAGCGGTAGCATGTGGTACTCCGGTAGTAGCATTCAATGTAGGGGGATTATCCGATATTATTGAACATAGGAAATATGGCTATCTTGCGGAGCCATATGATCTTAAAGACCTCGGAGAGGGGATCATGTGGGCGCTTTCGTACCCTGATAAGGCTTCACTTTCCACTCAAGCAAGAGCTGCCGCAGAAAGTCGTTTCTCAGAAGCGGTTTGTGTAGCCCGGTATGATGCGCTTTATAGGCAATTATAA